A genomic window from Triticum urartu cultivar G1812 chromosome 7, Tu2.1, whole genome shotgun sequence includes:
- the LOC125521712 gene encoding monocopper oxidase-like protein SKU5, protein MLARLVAAAVLALAAVVASASAAAAGDDTYPVRWEVGYMTVAPLGVSQKVIAINNQFPGPLLNVTTNWNVRVNVQNNLDEPLLLTWDGIQMRMNSWQDGVAGTNCPIPPGWNWTYQFQLKDQIGSFFYFPSLGLQRAAGGYGPVTVNNRAVVPVPFNQPDGDITLFIGDWYTKSHTELRDMLDDGKDLGIPDGILINAKGPYRYDTTLVPEGLQYEIVGVEPGKTYRFCVHNVGTSTSLNFRIQNHNMRLVEAEGTYTYQQNYTNLDIHVGQSYSFLVTMDQNASTDYYIVASPRFVSSEARWHDVNGVAILQYSNSKGSASGPLPDGPDDFYDKYYSMNQARSIRMNVSSGAARPNPQGSFRYGSINITQTFVLKNESPLRIDGKRRKTINRVSYSPPETPLRLADLHNLTGVYKTDFPTMPSNAPPRMASSVLNASYKGFLEMVFQNNETDVQTYHLDGYSFFVVGMDYGEWTPNSRGSYNKWDAISRSTTQVFPGGWTAVLVSLDNVGIWNIRAEKLDNWYNGQEVYVKVADPLGYNVTEMIAPNNTLYCGLLEHLQKPQIHETSKKSSGHAVARWSTQLLATVSLIVTAVICS, encoded by the exons ATGTTGGCGAGGTTGGTCGCGGCGGCCGTCCTGGCGCTCGCCGCCGTCGTGGCCTCGGCGtccgcggcggcggccggcgacgacaCGTATCCGGTGCGGTGGGAGGTCGGGTACATGACGGTGGCGCCGCTCGGCGTCTCGCAGAAG GTAATTGCAATCAACAACCAGTTCCCTGGGCCACTACTGAACGTGACAACCAACTGGAACGTGAGGGTGAACGTCCAAAACAACCTGGATGAGCCTCTCCTCCTCACCTG GGATGGCATCCAGATGAGGATGAACTCATGGCAGGACGGCGTCGCCGGCACCAACTGCCCAATCCCTCCCGGATGGAACTGGACCTACCAGTTCCAGCTCAAAGACCAGATCGGAAGCTTCTTCTACTTCCCTTCGCTCGGCCTCCAGCGGGCTGCGGGCGGCTACGGCCCTGTAACCGTCAACAACCGCGCCGTTGTGCCCGTCCCCTTCAACCAGCCTGATGGCGACATCACCTTGTTCATCGGAGATTGGTACACCAAGAGCCACACG GAACTGAGGGACATGCTAGATGATGGCAAGGATCTTGGGATACCTGATGGGATTCTGATAAATGCAAAGGGCCCTTACAGATATGACACCACACTGGTTCCAGAAGGCCTTCAATATGAGATTGTTGGAGTTGAGCCAG GCAAAACATATCGCTTCTGCGTTCACAATGTTGGCACCTCAACCAGCCTGAACTTCAGAATCCAGAACCACAACATGCGTCTCGTAGAGGCTGAAGGAACATACACTTATCAGCAAAATTACACCAACCTCGACATACATGTCGGACAATCATATTCTTTCTTGGTGACCATGGACCAAAATGCAAGTACAGACTATTACATCGTGGCAAGCCCGAGGTTTGTGAGCAGCGAAGCTCGCTGGCACGATGTCAATGGTGTAGCAATCCTGCAGTACTCAAACTCCAAAGGCAGTGCTTCTGGCCCCCTCCCTGATGGTCCAGATGACTTCTACGACAAGTACTATTCCATGAACCAGGCAAGGTCTATCAG GATGAATGTGAGTTCCGGTGCTGCACGTCCAAATCCACAGGGATCATTCCGCTACGGCTCGATCAACATCACGCAGACCTTTGTGTTGAAGAATGAGTCACCCTTGCGCATTGACGGGAAGCGTCGAAAGACGATAAACAGAGTGTCGTACTCACCTCCTGAGACTCCACTGAGGCTTGCTGATCTCCACAACCTTACAGGGGTCTACAAAACTGACTTCCCCACAATGCCAAGCAATGCGCCACCAAGGATGGCTTCATCTGTGCTAAATGCTTCTTACAAGGGCTTCCTCGAGATGGTCTTCCAGAACAATGAAACCGATGTTCAGACCTACCATCTGGATGGTTATTCATTCTTTGTAGTCGG GATGGACTATGGTGAGTGGACGCCAAACAGCAGGGGTTCATACAACAAGTGGGATGCCATCTCTCGCAGTACTACACAG GTCTTCCCGGGAGGGTGGACTGCTGTTCTGGTGTCGCTCGACAACGTAGGCATCTGGAATATACGTGCCGAGAAGCTGGACAATTGGTACAATGGGCAAGAGGTTTATGTGAAAGTTGCTGATCCACTGGGCTACAACGTCACCGAAATGATCGCTCCAAACAACACTCTCTACTGTGGTCTGCTGGAACACTTGCAAAA GCCACAGATACATGAGACAAGCAAGAAGTCATCAGGGCATGCCGTGGCTCGATGGAGCACCCAGCTTCTCGCAACCGTGTCACTGATTGTCACAGCTGTGATTTGCAGTTAA
- the LOC125521320 gene encoding O-methyltransferase MdmC-like: MRRWAVSPSLPPAAFASATLGLGVGPPQARTLASAATPPPLGHCSPPCPRRPRRRRSLCSSSSSAASAATTALAVEEARRGRKQLGMDPPLYDYLLSNVREHPVLRDLREETASMWGSQMQVSPAQAQLLAMLVQILGAERCIEVGVYTGYSSLAVALALPESGRLVACERDERCLEVAKRYYQLAGVAHKVDVKHALAVDSLRSLLDCGEASSYDFAFVDADKRMYEEYFELLLKLVRVGGLIVMDNVLWYGRVVDPLVNDPKTISIRGFNKKLLEDKRVTISMVPIGDGMTICRKLEDD, translated from the exons ATGCGTCGCTGGGCCGTATCCCCCTCCCTTCCTCCGGCGGCGTTCGCGTCCGCGACTCTCGGACTCGGCGTCGGGCCTCCTCAAGCCCGAACCCTGGCTTCCGCTGCCACCCCCCCTCCTCTCGGCCACTGCtctccgccatgcccccgccgcccccgccgccgccgcagcctgtgctcctcctcctcctcggcagCGTCGGCTGCTACGACGGCACTGGCGGTAGAggaggcgcggcgcgggcggAAGCAGCTGGGCATGGACCCGCCGCTCTACGACTACCTCCTCTCCAACGTCCGCGAGCACCcc GTGCTTCGGGATCTGCGGGAAGAGACGGCATCCATGTGGGGGAGCCAGATGCAG GTTTCTCCGGCACAGGCTCAGCTTCTGGCAATGCTTGTGCAAATTCTTGGGGCAGAACGATGTATTGAAGTTGGCGTCTATACT GGATATTCGTCACTAGCTGTCGCATTAGCACTTCCTGAATCAGGTCGTTTGGTTGCTTGTGAAAGGGATGAAAGGTGTCTAGAAGTTGCCAAGAGATACTATCAGCTTGCTGGGGTTGCACACAAG GTGGATGTCAAGCATGCTTTAGCTGTAGATTCCCTAAGGTCATTGCTCGACTGTGGTGAAGCTTCCAG TTATGACTTTGCGTTCGTTGACGCAGACAAGAGAATGTACGAGGAATATTTTGAGCTTCTACTTAAGCTA GTAAGAGTTGGTGGTTTAATTGTAATGGACAATGTCCTGTGGTATGGAAGGGTTGTTGATCCGCTA GTGAATGACCCAAAGACTATCAGTATAAGGGGTTTCAATAAGAAACTTTTGGAGGATAAACGTGTCACTATCAGCATG GTGCCAATTGGGGACGGGATGACAATTTGTCGAAAGCTAGAAGATGACTGA